The following proteins are encoded in a genomic region of Synechococcus sp. CBW1002:
- the dnaK gene encoding molecular chaperone DnaK, with protein MGKVVGIDLGTTNSCVAVMEGGKPTVIANAEGFRTTPSVVAYTKNQDQLVGQIAKRQAVMNPENTFYSVKRFIGRRVDEVNEESKEVSYGVEKAGSNVKVKCPVLNKQFAPEEVSAQVLRKLAEDAGKYLGETVTQAVITVPAYFNDSQRQATKDAGKIAGLEVLRIINEPTAAALAYGLDKKSNERILVFDLGGGTFDVSVLEVGDGVFEVLSTSGDTHLGGDDFDKVIVDYLADSFKSNEGIDLRQDKQALQRLTEAAEKAKIELSSATQSEINLPFITATPEGPKHLDLTLTRAKFEELASKLIDRCRVPVEQALKDAKLSSSELDEVVMVGGSTRIPAVLELVKRVTGKDPNQTVNPDEVVAVGAAIQGGVLAGEVKDILLLDVTPLSLGVETLGGVMTKMITRNTTIPTKKSETYSTAVDGQTNVEIHVLQGEREMASDNKSLGTFRLDGIPPAPRGVPQIEVTFDIDANGILSVTAKDKGSGKEQSISITGASTLSDNEVEKMVKDAEANASADKEKRERIDLKNQAETLVYQSEKQLGELGDKVSADDKAKVEGFSKTLKEAIDKEDYDTMKSTLEQLQQALYAAGASVYQQAGAEAGAEAPGGNGASGSNGASAASSDDVIDAEFTESK; from the coding sequence ATGGGAAAGGTTGTTGGCATTGACCTCGGCACGACGAACAGCTGTGTCGCCGTGATGGAGGGCGGCAAGCCCACGGTGATCGCCAACGCTGAAGGGTTCCGCACGACACCCTCGGTGGTGGCTTACACCAAGAACCAGGATCAGCTGGTCGGTCAGATCGCCAAACGTCAGGCGGTCATGAATCCGGAGAACACCTTCTATTCCGTGAAGCGTTTCATCGGCCGCCGCGTCGATGAAGTCAACGAAGAATCGAAGGAGGTGAGCTATGGCGTCGAGAAGGCCGGCTCCAACGTCAAGGTGAAGTGCCCGGTGCTGAACAAGCAGTTCGCACCTGAGGAAGTGAGTGCCCAGGTGCTGCGCAAGCTGGCGGAAGACGCTGGCAAGTATCTCGGTGAAACGGTCACCCAGGCGGTGATCACCGTGCCCGCCTATTTCAACGACTCGCAGCGACAGGCCACCAAGGACGCCGGCAAGATCGCCGGCCTTGAGGTGCTGCGCATCATCAACGAGCCCACGGCCGCGGCTCTGGCCTATGGCCTCGACAAGAAGAGCAACGAGCGCATCCTCGTGTTCGACCTGGGCGGCGGCACCTTCGACGTGTCGGTGCTGGAGGTGGGTGACGGTGTGTTCGAGGTGCTCTCCACCTCCGGTGATACCCACCTGGGTGGCGACGACTTCGACAAGGTGATCGTCGACTACCTCGCCGACAGCTTCAAGTCGAACGAGGGCATCGACCTGCGTCAGGACAAGCAGGCCCTGCAGCGCCTCACCGAGGCCGCCGAGAAGGCCAAGATCGAGCTCTCCAGCGCCACCCAGAGTGAGATCAACCTGCCGTTCATCACGGCTACCCCTGAAGGTCCCAAGCACCTCGATCTCACCCTCACCCGCGCCAAGTTCGAGGAGCTGGCCAGCAAGCTGATCGACCGCTGCCGCGTGCCGGTGGAGCAGGCCCTCAAGGACGCCAAGCTCTCCTCCTCAGAGCTCGACGAAGTGGTGATGGTGGGCGGCTCCACCCGTATCCCCGCCGTTCTCGAGCTGGTCAAGCGGGTCACAGGCAAGGATCCCAACCAGACCGTCAACCCCGATGAGGTGGTGGCCGTGGGTGCCGCCATCCAGGGCGGTGTGCTCGCCGGTGAGGTGAAGGACATCCTGCTGCTGGACGTCACGCCGCTCTCGCTGGGTGTGGAGACCCTCGGTGGCGTGATGACCAAGATGATCACCCGCAATACCACCATCCCCACCAAGAAGTCGGAGACCTACTCCACCGCCGTGGATGGGCAGACCAACGTGGAGATCCACGTGCTGCAGGGGGAGCGCGAGATGGCCAGCGACAACAAGTCGCTCGGCACCTTCCGCCTCGATGGCATCCCCCCCGCTCCCCGCGGCGTGCCCCAGATCGAAGTCACCTTCGACATCGACGCCAACGGCATCCTCAGCGTCACCGCCAAGGACAAGGGCAGCGGCAAAGAGCAGAGCATCTCGATCACCGGCGCCTCCACCCTCAGTGATAACGAGGTGGAGAAGATGGTCAAGGACGCCGAAGCGAACGCCTCCGCCGACAAGGAGAAGCGCGAGCGCATCGACCTCAAGAACCAGGCCGAAACCCTGGTTTACCAGTCCGAGAAGCAACTCGGTGAGCTGGGCGACAAGGTGAGTGCCGACGACAAGGCCAAGGTGGAGGGATTCTCCAAGACGCTCAAGGAAGCGATCGACAAGGAGGATTACGACACCATGAAGAGCACCCTCGAGCAGCTCCAGCAGGCCCTCTACGCCGCCGGTGCCTCTGTGTACCAGCAGGCGGGCGCTGAAGCAGGCGCCGAGGCCCCCGGTGGCAACGGGGCGTCCGGTTCCAACGGAGCCTCCGCCGCCAGCAGCGACGATGTGATCGACGCCGAGTTCACCGAGAGCAAGTGA
- a CDS encoding shikimate dehydrogenase, producing the protein MASVSRSDQPISGSTALVGVLGDPVRHSLSPVMHNAALNALGLDWVYLALPTPTEHLGEVVRGLEAVDCRGLNVTLPHKQAVAGLASELSDLARRVGAVNTLVRRPEGGWLGTNTDVEGFLAPLRQDSADAWRKRRAVVLGCGGSARAVVAGLVDLGLERIDLLARRPEALASFVATCRDWAPALQPMAWASGAGIDGGGDVDGASALEALGAADLVVNTTPIGMASAAAGAPELSPLSAAELEVLRPGSTVYDLIYTPRPTPLLRQASARGCRTLDGLEMLVQQGAAALRLWSGHETVPVEAMREAALTHLAGRCP; encoded by the coding sequence ATGGCCTCCGTTTCCCGCTCCGATCAGCCGATCAGCGGCAGCACCGCCCTGGTGGGGGTGCTGGGCGATCCGGTGCGTCACTCGCTCTCGCCGGTGATGCACAACGCCGCCCTGAACGCGCTGGGCCTCGACTGGGTCTACCTGGCCCTGCCGACACCGACCGAGCACCTGGGCGAGGTGGTGCGGGGCCTCGAAGCGGTGGACTGCCGCGGCCTCAACGTGACCCTGCCCCACAAGCAGGCCGTGGCCGGCCTGGCCAGCGAGCTCAGCGACCTGGCCCGGCGGGTGGGGGCCGTGAACACCCTGGTGCGTCGGCCTGAGGGGGGCTGGCTGGGCACCAACACTGATGTGGAGGGGTTCCTGGCTCCCCTGCGCCAGGACAGCGCAGACGCCTGGCGAAAACGCCGCGCCGTGGTGCTGGGCTGCGGCGGCAGCGCCCGGGCTGTGGTGGCGGGCCTTGTGGACCTGGGGCTGGAGCGGATCGACCTGCTGGCCCGCCGCCCCGAGGCCCTGGCCAGCTTCGTGGCCACCTGCCGGGACTGGGCGCCAGCACTGCAGCCGATGGCGTGGGCCAGCGGCGCCGGGATCGATGGCGGCGGTGACGTTGATGGCGCCTCGGCCCTGGAGGCCCTGGGGGCCGCCGACCTGGTGGTGAACACCACGCCGATCGGCATGGCCTCGGCGGCGGCAGGCGCCCCGGAGCTCTCCCCCCTCAGCGCCGCCGAGCTGGAGGTCCTGCGGCCCGGGTCCACCGTCTACGACCTGATCTACACACCGCGGCCGACTCCATTGCTGCGTCAGGCGTCAGCACGGGGCTGCCGGACCCTGGACGGACTGGAGATGTTGGTACAGCAGGGAGCCGCCGCGCTGCGGCTCTGGAGTGGCCACGAAACAGTGCCTGTGGAGGCCATGCGCGAGGCCGCCCTGACCCACCTGGCCGGACGCTGCCCGTAG
- a CDS encoding radical SAM protein, whose amino-acid sequence MPLPLNQETLLFEPAQPVAGALRAVLAFPSTYSVGITSLGYQVVWATLARRADVDVRRLFTDRSDPPHRHGDLFGLSLSWELDGPVLLDLLEQQRIPLWAEQRGESDPIVFGGGPVLTANPEPLAPFFDVVLLGDGEELLPAFIDAVQQHRDQPRAERLRALAQVPGIYVPSLYVPRYAAGGELLAVEPIEAGVPSTVAKQTWRGNTLSHSTVITPEAAWPDIHMVEVVRSCPELCRFCLASYLTLPFRTPSLDDGLIPAVEKGLAVTKRLGLLGASVTQHPQFPELLQWLDQDRFEGTRVSVSSVRAATVTAELGRILAKRGSKSLTIAIESGSERMRQVVNKKLATEEIDAAARYAREGGLSGLKLYGMVGLPSEEEADVEATAALMLALKKATPGLRLTLGVSTFVPKAHTPFQWQGVRPEAEKRLKLLAKRLKPKGIELRPESYGWSVIQALLSRSDRRLAPVIAAARGSHDSLGGWKKAYRAAQAGELEPAAGSPLPRPPAWEEVVHAEWEPGRVLPWVHLQGPLPEATLQRHRQDALPRQEAIG is encoded by the coding sequence ATGCCCCTCCCCCTGAACCAGGAAACCCTGCTGTTCGAGCCCGCCCAGCCCGTCGCCGGTGCCCTGCGGGCCGTGCTGGCCTTCCCCAGCACCTACTCCGTGGGGATCACCAGCCTGGGCTACCAGGTGGTCTGGGCGACCCTGGCGCGGCGCGCCGACGTGGATGTGCGGCGCCTGTTCACGGATCGCAGTGACCCACCCCACCGTCATGGCGACCTGTTCGGCCTGTCCTTGAGCTGGGAGCTGGACGGGCCGGTGCTGCTGGATCTGCTGGAGCAGCAACGCATCCCCCTCTGGGCCGAGCAACGCGGCGAGAGCGATCCGATCGTGTTCGGCGGCGGACCGGTGCTCACCGCCAACCCGGAGCCGCTGGCGCCTTTCTTCGATGTGGTGCTGCTCGGTGATGGCGAGGAGCTCCTGCCGGCCTTCATCGATGCCGTGCAGCAGCATCGGGATCAACCACGGGCGGAGCGGCTGCGGGCCCTGGCCCAGGTGCCGGGGATCTACGTGCCCAGCCTCTATGTCCCCCGCTATGCAGCCGGCGGTGAGCTGCTGGCGGTGGAGCCGATCGAGGCGGGCGTGCCGTCCACGGTGGCCAAGCAGACCTGGCGGGGCAACACCCTCAGCCACTCCACGGTGATCACCCCGGAGGCCGCCTGGCCCGACATCCACATGGTGGAGGTGGTGCGCAGCTGCCCCGAACTCTGCCGCTTCTGTCTGGCCAGTTATCTCACCCTGCCCTTCCGCACGCCATCCCTCGACGACGGCCTGATCCCGGCGGTGGAAAAGGGTCTGGCGGTGACGAAGCGCCTGGGGCTGCTGGGGGCTTCCGTGACCCAGCATCCCCAGTTCCCGGAGCTGCTGCAGTGGCTGGATCAGGACCGCTTTGAGGGCACACGGGTGAGCGTCAGCTCGGTGCGGGCCGCCACCGTGACCGCCGAGCTGGGGCGCATCCTGGCGAAGCGGGGCAGCAAGTCGCTGACGATCGCGATCGAGAGCGGCAGCGAGCGGATGCGGCAGGTGGTGAACAAGAAACTCGCCACCGAGGAGATCGACGCCGCGGCTCGCTACGCCCGAGAGGGTGGCCTCAGCGGCCTGAAGCTCTACGGCATGGTGGGCCTGCCCAGCGAGGAGGAGGCCGATGTGGAGGCCACCGCCGCCCTGATGCTGGCCCTGAAAAAGGCGACCCCGGGGCTGCGGCTGACCCTGGGGGTGAGCACCTTCGTGCCCAAGGCCCACACCCCGTTCCAGTGGCAGGGCGTGCGGCCGGAGGCCGAGAAACGGCTCAAGCTGCTGGCCAAGCGGCTCAAGCCCAAGGGGATCGAGCTGCGGCCGGAAAGCTATGGCTGGAGCGTGATCCAGGCCCTGCTGTCGCGCAGCGACCGGCGGCTCGCGCCGGTGATCGCCGCCGCCCGCGGCAGCCACGACAGCCTGGGGGGCTGGAAGAAGGCCTACCGGGCTGCGCAGGCAGGCGAACTGGAGCCCGCTGCCGGTTCGCCGCTGCCACGGCCACCGGCCTGGGAGGAGGTGGTGCACGCCGAATGGGAACCGGGCCGGGTGCTGCCCTGGGTGCATCTGCAAGGTCCCCTGCCTGAAGCAACCCTGCAGCGGCACCGGCAGGACGCACTGCCCAGGCAGGAGGCCATCGGCTGA
- a CDS encoding argininosuccinate synthase, with product MGRAKKAVLAYSGGVDTSVCIPYLMNEWGVEEVITFAADLGQGDELEPIRQKALNSGASQSIVGDLIEPFITEFAFPAIRANALYEGRYPLSTALARPLIARRLVEIAREVGADAVAHGCTGKGNDQVRFDVAIGALAPDLKVLTPAREWGMSREETIAYGERCGIPSPVSKGSPYSIDLNLLGRSIEAGPLEDPMVEPPEEIYAMTCSVAVAPDEPQLVEIAFEQGNPVAIDGVRLDPVSLIRQANALAGRHGFGRLDMIENRVVGIKSREIYETPGLLLLIRAHQELESLTLAADVLRTKRQLEMQWADLVYQGLWFGPLKDALDGFFDRTQSSVNGLVRLRLHKGNATVVGRSSSSDSLYVPDMATYGSEDQFDHRAAEGFIYVWGLPTRLWAGRHRSGG from the coding sequence ATGGGTCGGGCCAAGAAGGCGGTGCTGGCGTATTCCGGCGGCGTCGACACCAGCGTCTGCATCCCCTACCTGATGAACGAGTGGGGCGTGGAGGAGGTGATCACCTTCGCCGCGGATCTCGGCCAGGGCGATGAACTGGAGCCCATTCGCCAGAAGGCCCTCAATTCCGGAGCCAGCCAGTCGATCGTGGGCGACCTGATCGAGCCCTTCATCACCGAGTTCGCCTTCCCGGCGATCCGGGCCAATGCCCTGTACGAGGGTCGCTATCCCCTCTCCACCGCCCTGGCCCGCCCCCTGATCGCCCGTCGCCTGGTGGAGATCGCTCGGGAGGTGGGAGCGGATGCCGTGGCCCATGGCTGCACCGGCAAGGGCAACGACCAGGTGCGCTTCGATGTGGCCATCGGTGCCCTGGCTCCTGATCTGAAGGTGCTCACCCCGGCCCGGGAGTGGGGCATGAGCCGCGAAGAGACCATCGCCTATGGCGAGCGTTGCGGCATCCCCTCACCCGTGAGCAAGGGATCTCCCTATTCGATCGATCTCAACCTGCTCGGCCGCTCGATCGAGGCCGGTCCGCTGGAGGATCCGATGGTGGAGCCTCCCGAGGAGATCTACGCCATGACCTGCTCGGTGGCGGTGGCTCCAGACGAACCGCAACTGGTGGAGATTGCCTTTGAGCAGGGCAATCCCGTGGCCATCGATGGCGTCCGCCTCGATCCGGTCAGCCTGATCCGCCAGGCCAATGCCCTCGCTGGTCGCCACGGTTTCGGCCGACTGGACATGATCGAGAATCGGGTGGTGGGTATCAAGAGCCGTGAGATCTACGAGACCCCCGGCCTGCTGCTGCTGATCCGGGCCCACCAGGAACTCGAGAGCCTCACCCTGGCCGCCGATGTGCTGCGCACCAAGCGTCAGCTCGAAATGCAGTGGGCCGATCTGGTGTATCAGGGCCTCTGGTTCGGCCCGCTCAAAGATGCCCTCGACGGCTTCTTCGATCGCACCCAGTCCAGCGTCAATGGGTTGGTGCGGCTGCGGTTGCACAAAGGCAACGCCACGGTGGTGGGCCGCAGCAGCAGCAGCGACAGCCTCTACGTGCCGGATATGGCCACCTACGGCTCCGAAGACCAGTTCGACCACAGAGCCGCAGAGGGCTTCATTTACGTCTGGGGTCTTCCGACCCGTTTGTGGGCAGGCCGCCATCGCTCCGGCGGCTGA
- the purU gene encoding formyltetrahydrofolate deformylase, translated as MSSPTAILQVICPDRPALVSELSGWVAANGGNIRHADHHTDAGAGLFLSRIEWALDGFGLPRQAITPAVLALAERLGGEGQVHFSDETPRVAIFVSKQDHALVDLLWRTRAGELPMLVPLVVSNHPDLRQVAEGFGVQFVHLPMTAETKAEVELQQLALLEQHGIELVVLAKYMQVLSPAWLEGFMGGGRSGSTVQRQVINIHHSFLPAFKGAQPYHRAWERGVKLIGATAHYVTEDLDGGPIIEQATVHVSHRDDVDDLIRKGRDTERLALARALRLHLRRQVMVYRGRTAVFD; from the coding sequence ATGAGCTCCCCCACGGCCATCCTCCAGGTCATCTGTCCGGACCGTCCGGCCCTGGTGAGCGAGCTCTCCGGCTGGGTGGCCGCCAACGGCGGCAACATCCGCCACGCCGATCACCACACCGATGCCGGTGCCGGCCTGTTCCTCAGCCGGATCGAGTGGGCGCTGGACGGTTTCGGGCTGCCGCGGCAAGCGATCACGCCCGCGGTGCTGGCCCTGGCCGAGCGGCTGGGGGGGGAAGGACAGGTGCACTTCTCCGATGAAACGCCCCGGGTGGCGATCTTCGTGAGCAAGCAGGACCATGCCCTGGTGGATCTGCTCTGGCGCACCCGGGCCGGCGAGCTGCCGATGCTGGTGCCGCTGGTGGTGTCGAACCATCCGGATCTGCGGCAGGTGGCCGAAGGCTTCGGGGTTCAGTTCGTCCATCTGCCGATGACGGCGGAGACCAAGGCCGAGGTGGAGCTTCAGCAACTGGCGCTGCTGGAGCAGCACGGCATTGAGCTGGTGGTGCTGGCCAAGTACATGCAGGTGCTCAGCCCGGCCTGGCTCGAGGGGTTCATGGGCGGGGGACGCTCCGGGTCAACGGTCCAGCGGCAGGTGATCAACATCCACCACTCCTTTCTGCCGGCCTTCAAGGGGGCGCAGCCCTATCACCGTGCCTGGGAGCGGGGTGTCAAGCTGATCGGCGCCACCGCCCACTACGTCACCGAGGATCTCGACGGCGGCCCGATCATTGAGCAGGCCACCGTGCACGTCAGCCACCGCGACGATGTGGACGATCTGATCCGCAAGGGGCGCGACACCGAGCGGCTCGCCCTAGCGCGGGCGCTGCGCCTGCATCTGCGCCGTCAGGTGATGGTCTATCGCGGCCGCACGGCCGTGTTCGATTGA
- a CDS encoding FAD-binding oxidoreductase, whose protein sequence is MHQASTCGARRADVIVIGAGLVGASTAWWLQQQGHAVVLIDPALAGPKGSEVGKPDPAVRSGSRAALGLLMADVAQRSSGRGWRLRQRSRILWDLWCRQLAEAGWPVPRRPGLLVLAGDAETQERQQRLVLERQKRGVPLEWWERPQLERLDPLVPAAALGGLYSPRDGQIDPIAALEALLGDGLRQGVQGLAERVLRLERPVNGGWSAVLAGGDHHRADWVVIAAGLGSAGLLRQVPELAGAAAIPPLEPVLGQALELERGPDANDEALWSWPGAVVWRGLNLVPRPDLAGGLRFWLGATLEPGERADPLALERLRSLKGEAPPWLQQARLLHSWQGCRCRPQGKPAPLLEALADGLLLVSGHYRNGVLLAPASAEWVAQQLEPATLPAAGT, encoded by the coding sequence TTGCACCAGGCCAGCACCTGCGGGGCCCGCCGCGCTGACGTGATCGTCATCGGGGCGGGCCTTGTTGGTGCGTCCACCGCCTGGTGGCTGCAGCAGCAGGGCCATGCCGTCGTTCTGATCGATCCCGCCCTGGCTGGGCCCAAGGGGAGTGAGGTCGGCAAGCCTGACCCAGCGGTTCGCAGTGGCAGCCGCGCGGCCCTGGGGCTGCTTATGGCCGATGTCGCACAGCGCAGCAGTGGCCGGGGCTGGCGCCTGCGGCAGCGCAGCCGCATCCTCTGGGACCTGTGGTGCCGGCAGCTGGCGGAGGCTGGCTGGCCTGTGCCACGCCGTCCGGGCCTGCTGGTGCTGGCCGGTGATGCCGAGACCCAGGAGCGCCAGCAGCGGCTGGTGCTGGAGCGGCAAAAGCGAGGGGTGCCGCTGGAGTGGTGGGAGCGGCCGCAGCTGGAGCGGCTGGATCCGTTGGTGCCCGCCGCCGCCCTGGGCGGGCTGTACTCCCCCCGCGATGGCCAGATCGATCCGATCGCCGCCCTGGAGGCCCTGCTGGGGGATGGTCTGCGGCAAGGAGTGCAAGGACTGGCCGAGCGGGTGCTGCGCCTGGAGCGACCGGTGAACGGGGGCTGGAGCGCCGTGCTCGCCGGCGGCGACCACCACCGGGCCGACTGGGTGGTGATCGCCGCCGGCCTGGGATCGGCGGGGCTGCTGCGCCAGGTGCCAGAGCTCGCGGGGGCTGCTGCCATCCCGCCGCTCGAGCCGGTGCTGGGCCAGGCCCTGGAGCTGGAACGAGGCCCAGACGCGAACGATGAAGCCCTGTGGAGCTGGCCGGGAGCGGTGGTGTGGCGCGGCCTCAACCTGGTGCCCCGACCCGATCTGGCCGGTGGTCTGCGCTTCTGGCTGGGTGCCACCCTGGAGCCGGGAGAGCGGGCCGATCCGCTGGCCCTGGAGCGGTTGCGCAGCCTGAAAGGGGAGGCACCCCCGTGGCTGCAACAGGCACGGCTTCTGCACAGCTGGCAGGGGTGCCGTTGCCGTCCCCAGGGCAAGCCGGCACCCCTGCTGGAAGCCCTGGCAGACGGCCTGCTGCTGGTGAGCGGCCACTACCGCAACGGCGTGCTGCTGGCGCCGGCCAGCGCCGAGTGGGTGGCCCAGCAACTGGAGCCAGCAACACTTCCGGCGGCTGGGACCTGA
- the rpsF gene encoding 30S ribosomal protein S6 has product MTQPYYETMYILRPDIPEEEVETHVTKYRDLVTEAGGEVLDCQMRGKRRLAYSIAKNREGIYVQLNHNGDGQQVAPLERAMRLSEDVIRYLTVKQDGPMPAPRSTTGAAGEPQEQPAGA; this is encoded by the coding sequence ATGACGCAGCCTTATTACGAAACCATGTACATCCTCCGTCCGGACATTCCGGAAGAGGAGGTGGAAACCCATGTGACCAAATACCGCGACCTCGTGACCGAGGCTGGTGGCGAGGTGCTCGACTGCCAGATGCGCGGCAAGCGCCGTCTGGCCTATTCGATCGCCAAGAACCGCGAAGGCATCTACGTCCAGCTCAATCACAACGGTGACGGACAGCAGGTCGCCCCCCTGGAGCGTGCGATGCGCCTCTCGGAAGATGTGATCCGCTATCTCACCGTCAAGCAGGATGGTCCCATGCCCGCGCCCCGGAGCACGACCGGTGCCGCTGGCGAGCCTCAGGAACAACCCGCCGGCGCCTGA
- a CDS encoding O-antigen ligase, translating into MRLAALDAHLLGHRPADASPLGWRCFQLGLFLLASSAFLGGLLLFVALIQGSRGRSSPWQDGSNRVLLLIALLMVAGCFGARSGGLAWVGLGNWLPFFWAFWGYQPYLATPAARRRVALWLVAGTVPVVITGLGQLWFGWSGPFQVLGGLIIWHLKAGGSPEDRLAGLFDYANIAGSWLALAWPLQLAALLETWQRWRQGVRDPAGGGVPSRSAGILLALALLMASGVVAAVYLTDSRNAWGALVLAVPLVVGPASWLWLLPLLTLLVVLVALASVQGVPELVQEPLRQLVPEAIWGRLSDLEHSGDRVQASTRLAQWGVALELIGERPWLGWGAAAFSLIYPLRTGQWHGHPHNLPIDLAVSHGLPVAVLLVGFVLWLLLRAAWFGMAASSLFERAWWTATLVLVALHATDMPFYDSRINVAGWVLLAGLSQVGRPPASH; encoded by the coding sequence ATTCGCCTGGCCGCGCTCGATGCGCACCTGCTCGGTCATCGACCTGCTGACGCGTCCCCCCTGGGCTGGCGATGTTTTCAGCTGGGTCTGTTTCTGTTGGCCAGCAGTGCCTTCCTGGGGGGATTGCTGCTGTTCGTGGCCCTGATCCAGGGGAGCCGCGGTCGCTCCTCGCCCTGGCAGGACGGGAGCAATCGGGTGCTGCTGCTGATCGCCCTGCTGATGGTGGCCGGCTGCTTCGGGGCCCGCAGCGGCGGCCTGGCCTGGGTGGGACTGGGCAACTGGTTGCCGTTCTTCTGGGCGTTCTGGGGCTATCAGCCCTATCTGGCCACGCCGGCGGCCCGGCGGCGGGTGGCCCTGTGGCTGGTGGCCGGCACCGTGCCCGTGGTGATCACCGGCCTGGGCCAGCTCTGGTTTGGCTGGAGCGGCCCGTTTCAGGTGTTGGGGGGTCTGATCATCTGGCACCTCAAGGCAGGCGGCAGCCCGGAGGACCGTCTGGCCGGCCTGTTCGACTACGCCAACATCGCCGGCTCCTGGCTGGCCCTGGCCTGGCCTCTGCAACTGGCGGCGCTGCTCGAGACCTGGCAGCGCTGGCGCCAGGGGGTGCGGGATCCCGCTGGTGGCGGCGTGCCATCCCGGTCAGCCGGGATCCTGCTGGCCCTGGCCCTGCTGATGGCGTCAGGCGTGGTGGCGGCCGTGTACCTCACCGATTCCCGCAACGCCTGGGGTGCCCTGGTGCTGGCGGTGCCGCTGGTGGTGGGGCCAGCCAGCTGGCTGTGGCTGCTGCCCCTGCTGACCCTGCTGGTGGTGCTGGTGGCGCTGGCCAGCGTGCAGGGGGTGCCGGAGCTGGTGCAGGAGCCCCTGCGCCAGCTGGTGCCTGAAGCGATCTGGGGCCGGCTCAGCGACCTGGAGCACAGCGGCGATCGGGTGCAGGCCTCCACCCGGCTGGCCCAGTGGGGTGTGGCCCTGGAGTTGATCGGCGAACGCCCCTGGCTCGGCTGGGGCGCGGCGGCCTTCAGCCTGATCTATCCGCTGCGCACGGGCCAGTGGCATGGCCATCCCCACAATCTGCCGATCGACCTGGCCGTGAGCCACGGTCTGCCGGTGGCGGTGCTGCTGGTGGGCTTCGTGCTCTGGCTGTTGCTGCGTGCCGCCTGGTTCGGCATGGCCGCGTCCAGCCTGTTCGAGCGGGCCTGGTGGACGGCGACCCTGGTGCTGGTGGCCCTGCATGCCACGGATATGCCCTTCTATGACAGCCGCATCAATGTGGCCGGCTGGGTGCTGCTGGCCGGGCTGTCCCAGGTGGGCCGCCCGCCGGCGTCCCACTGA
- a CDS encoding Tic20 family protein: MQGPPIWQRLLAALLYALPWADAVPFGRALFGLFPALQWLTLPALPLALLQNQIPFGGFLLFLVLFLAVVRNPQVPYLIRFNALQAILIDIVLILISLAFNVLLAPLGGGFALRTLSNTIFLGTLVLVLFAVIQCLRGKEADIPSLSEAVRMQLH; this comes from the coding sequence ATGCAAGGCCCACCGATCTGGCAACGGCTTCTGGCTGCCCTGCTCTATGCGCTGCCCTGGGCCGATGCCGTTCCCTTCGGACGCGCTCTGTTTGGCCTGTTCCCAGCCTTGCAATGGCTCACCCTGCCGGCGCTTCCTCTGGCGCTGTTGCAGAACCAGATCCCCTTCGGCGGCTTTCTCCTGTTTCTGGTGCTGTTCCTGGCGGTGGTCCGCAATCCACAGGTGCCTTACCTGATCCGCTTCAACGCGTTGCAGGCGATCCTGATCGACATCGTGCTGATCCTGATTTCGCTGGCTTTCAACGTGTTGCTGGCACCTCTCGGCGGCGGCTTCGCCCTGCGCACCCTCAGCAACACCATCTTCCTTGGCACGCTGGTTCTGGTGCTGTTCGCCGTGATCCAGTGCCTGCGGGGCAAGGAAGCCGACATCCCCAGCCTCTCCGAGGCGGTGCGGATGCAGCTCCACTGA
- the psbQ gene encoding photosystem II protein PsbQ, whose protein sequence is MVAASTASRTGVFDLLRRLVMIGVALVLSVSLAACDGGQSRKAPSISPADMALITRQAEGFLAAKDRLPELANLVNQRDWVFTRNLIHGPMQEVGREMLYINQRLLPADRAEAGKRADQLKSALAQLDEAARLQDGERLRKSYIQVASGFGSYAEVIPAPALDAAEQA, encoded by the coding sequence ATGGTTGCTGCCAGCACTGCCTCCAGAACGGGTGTCTTCGATCTGCTGCGCCGCCTCGTGATGATCGGCGTGGCCCTGGTGCTTTCGGTGTCGCTGGCGGCCTGCGATGGCGGCCAGAGCCGCAAGGCCCCCAGCATCAGCCCGGCGGACATGGCCCTGATCACCCGTCAGGCCGAGGGCTTCCTCGCCGCCAAGGATCGCTTGCCTGAGCTGGCCAATCTGGTCAACCAGCGCGACTGGGTCTTCACCCGCAACCTGATCCACGGACCCATGCAGGAAGTGGGCCGCGAGATGCTCTACATCAACCAGCGCCTGCTGCCCGCCGACCGGGCCGAAGCCGGCAAGCGCGCCGACCAGCTCAAGAGCGCCCTGGCCCAGCTCGATGAGGCCGCCCGCCTCCAGGACGGCGAGCGGCTGCGCAAGTCGTACATCCAGGTGGCCAGCGGCTTCGGCTCCTATGCCGAAGTGATTCCTGCCCCAGCTCTCGACGCCGCCGAGCAGGCCTGA